The candidate division WOR-3 bacterium nucleotide sequence AGGGGATCATCAGGTTCTTCTTTTTGAAAAGCAACTCTTATAGCTAGTATGTTAAATTTAATTGTATCCTTCTCATTTTTTGTTTTCTGTATTTTAATTTCTTTTCTTTTAAAAGGGAAATAGTTTTCTTTTAAATATAAGTAAGGATAAAATTTTGAAAATTTTTTCTCAACAATTTCAAATTTTTTTTGAATATTAATTACTTTTTTATCAGGAAATAAGGGTTTTGATATTGATGAAAAAAAAATAAATAAAACTAAACTCATGGATAAATCTTTTCAAGAAGTCTCGGAAAAGGAATTGCTTCTCTTATATGCTCAAGACCACATATCCATGAAACAGTTCTTTCAAGACCAAGGCCAAACCCAGAATGGGGAACAGAACCATATTTTCTTAAATCAAGATACCATTTATAATCTTCTATGGGCATTTTTTCCTCTTCCATCCTTTTTAAAAGCGCATTGTAATCATCTTCCCTCTGACTTCCTCCTATGATTTCACCGTATCCTTCAGGAGCCAAAATATCCATACAAAGAACTACATCAGGATTTTCAGGGTCAGGTTTCATGTAAAAGGCTTTTACTTTTTTTGGATACCTTGTAATAACAAGAGGTTTTTCATATAAATTTGAAAGAAAATTCTCATGGGGTGCTCCGAAATCCTCTCCCCATTCAAATTCAGGAAACTTCTCCTTTAATTTTTGGACAGCCTCAGTATAAGTGATTTGAGGAAAAGGGGGATTTATTTTTTCGAGAGGAGAAATGTCTCTTTCAAGTATTTTAAGTTCTTCTTTTCTCTTTTCAAGAACTCTTTCTACAATATAGGTTATAAACCTTTCAGAAATTTCTATTATGTCATTAAGTTCTGCATAAGCTATCTCAGGCTCCACCATCCAGAATTCCATCAAATGTCTCCTTGTCTTACTTTTTTCAGCTCTGAATGTTGGTCCAAAACAGTAAACTTTTTTATGAGCCATACACGCTGCTTCCATGTAAAGCTGACCTGATTGAGATAGATATGCTTTTTCACCAAAGTAATCTGTTTCAAATAAAGTTGTTGTTCCCTCACAGGCTGAAGGAGTAAGAATTGGGGCATCTATTAAAATAAAACCTTCATTATCAAGAAAATCCCTTATACTTCTTATTATCTCATGCCTTATTCTCATTATTGCCCACTGCTTTCTTGACCTCAGCCATAAATGCCTTATTGGAAGTAAAAAGGAAACTCCGTGCTC carries:
- the asnS gene encoding asparagine--tRNA ligase, translated to KHIGKEVKLKGWLYNKRSKGKIHFLIIRDGTGFIQGVVAKGEVDDRVFEMYDEITQESSIIVSGILREDRRSPYNYEILVKDIELVHKSEDYPVQKKEHGVSFLLPIRHLWLRSRKQWAIMRIRHEIIRSIRDFLDNEGFILIDAPILTPSACEGTTTLFETDYFGEKAYLSQSGQLYMEAACMAHKKVYCFGPTFRAEKSKTRRHLMEFWMVEPEIAYAELNDIIEISERFITYIVERVLEKRKEELKILERDISPLEKINPPFPQITYTEAVQKLKEKFPEFEWGEDFGAPHENFLSNLYEKPLVITRYPKKVKAFYMKPDPENPDVVLCMDILAPEGYGEIIGGSQREDDYNALLKRMEEEKMPIEDYKWYLDLRKYGSVPHSGFGLGLERTVSWICGLEHIREAIPFPRLLEKIYP